The stretch of DNA TTCCGAAAGGTCGAGTACCGACATCATGTAAATGGGTGTTTCGTGTTAAGCCTGGAGATGATGAGATGCCAGATCGATCTAAGGCACGCTTCGTTGCGAGAGGGTTTAGTCAACGCTTTGGATTTGATTATAATGAAACCTACTCACCTGTGGCTAGAATGGATACATTACGAGCAATGCTGGCTGTCGCGAATCAGGAGCAAATGTATGTGCACCAGATGGATGTCCGCACTGCGTTTCTAAATGGGGATTTGAGTGAGGAGATATTTATGACGCAGCCGTTAGGATATGAAGACAATCCGGAGTTAGTTTGTCGCCTGAATAAGTCTTTGTATGGCCTCAAACAAGCCTCAAAAGCGTGGAACGATCGATTCCACAATTTCATTATCGGACTAAGATTCAAGAGAAGCGGTAGTGACCAATGTTTGTATGTTCGTGGCGAAGACAAAAGGAAGGTGTTCCTGATCCTGTACGTGGATGATATATTGGTGATTGGTCATGATTTGAACGAGATCCGAGCCGTCAAAGATTGTCTTTCGAAGGAATTCGAAATGTCAGATTCTGGGGAAGTGACTAGTTTCCTCGGGATGAAAATCGAAAGAGACCTGCAGAAGCGAGTTCTGCGAATAAGCCAACGTCGTTACTTAGAAGATCTTCTTCAGCGTTTCGATATGGTGGATTGTAAAGCTAGTTCCGTTCCAATGGAGTGCCGTCTACGTTTGGACAAAGGAAAAGAATCAGAGCGAACAACAAAACCTTACAGAGAACTGGTAGGGTGTCTGATGTACGTGACCCTAACGACTCGTCCGGATCTGTTTGCCTCGGTCAACTACTACAGTCAGTTCCAGACCTGTCCAACTGAGGAACATTGGAGATACCTTAAGCGAGTGCTACGATATATCAAGGGGTCCTTGGACGTTGGATTGGTATACATCGGTGACGATAAGGCAGACATCATTATGGCTTTTTGCGACGCAGATTGTGCGAAAGACGTGGTCGACAGGCGCTCAGTGACAGGTTATGTTTTCAAGATATTCGGATGTACAACAACTTGGCTGACGAGGAAACAACAAACGGTGTCGTTATCATCCACCGAAGCGGAACTAGTCGCTCTCTGCTCGGCAGTTTGTGAGGGTGTCTGGTTGGTACGATTGCTGGAAGAAGTTGGATACCAGTTAACGAGTCCAGTACAATATTTTGAGGATAATCAATCTACCATCAGGGTGGTGGTAGAACCAAAAGATCGTGGACGATTAAAGCATGTCGATGTGAAGCTACAATTTGTTAGAGATCTAGTTCAGCAGGGGCGTATTTGTGTTAAGTACGTGCCTACGGAATTGCAAGTAGCAGATATAATGACAAAGGCTTTAACATCTGGGCAGTTTCATCGTTTACGGGAGAAGCTCAACCTTACACCGACCAGAAATTGAGCAGGGGTAAAGTGGTTATAATTTCTATCAGTGTATACACCTCAATGCTACCCTGCCTATCCACGATCGAGCGGTGTAGCGCTTATGTCAAAATTCTTTTTCAACAAAGACTGTACAAAACTTAACTCAATAAACAACGTGTTTTTCTTTGCTTTGAtaattttctgtttttatttttataaactCCGGATCCCATTAAGTATATCAGTGATAATACGGCGAATGTTGTCTTCCAAGACATTTACCATTAATTGTTACGTTCTAGCCGGGAtaatttctgaagaaaaaaaacggaCCAATGATCCCACTGGCTTATAAAGCACATCTCAtacagtttttgacgtagaactacgtctttcagaaagggtgccaaatcagaaaacgtttttatgaaataaagttaacgttgataactattatattttcactgtaaacgaattctcatgatttgtatacaaatcgaattggaaattctctaagatttatttgatatactatacattacaattcgctaaattctaaatggtttaaattcataaaaactggaagaacttcctttttcccttacatttgttctgccgatttgtgtgctcaccctacccgtatttcgaatgcttataactcgaacatttcttaacaaatCGGAAAGAggttttcatcaattgataggaaatatttctacgcgtctatcacagttaataaaatattatttttcatttcacgCACGGTTTCAACGGAGGACCATTCCGTCTACTCTGCGACCACTGCCAAACCTCCGTCGAACATTTCCTGTGTGGCTGTCCGAAATTTGTTGATCTGTGAAACCGctatggaatcagcgggagtgtacgGGACATATTAAGCGAAGATTCAGCGAGGGTAGCAGCGCTTTTCTGCTATTTGAAAGATGCCGAATTGTTCTGCAGGATTTACCATGTGAACATTGGATCAGCcacgaagatccttgttccttcccctccacgatgaaggggaataagaacacttcggcatcttcaacggcaaggcttcctctccactggcctggagtcatggtccgaggacatcctaGCCATGTGATCCAGCAAGTAGGCAGCAAGTGGAGTAAcaacaataatttttatttaattatttaaaaatgttttaaaatgttcTTAATGTTATTATTCtagttcaatttcaaatttacgTTAATTTTTATGTCTACTACCGTCGCTACAGAGgtgaaccagcccaggagactgaaagcctctcaaataaagaataaaaaaatagttttcatgagatgaacaatgaaGAACTGTAAAacgtcaagcgttatttaaacgccctaactgcctcgttttgattggcccgatttacggtttccccaacagaggctccaaaatcgatgtacctgtggaaatccgctctgcaaatatacatgcaagtcgatggtatttttgctcccaccgagctgtgtttccctaacacggacttcaaaatcaatgtgtctgggggaattccgctttgtcaaaacatgcaagtcgggggtatttttttcccattgagctgtgtttccctaacacggacttttaAATTAATATGcctggggaatccgctttgcaaatacatgcaagtcgggggtattttttggtgttgagtacttttgtactcgcttgtcgttgtgcagaccggaatatgtttccctaaaacgtacttttaaacagaGAAgcgtgggaaaatcgtcatttgagATACTAcagatgaatgaactttcgcggttcgagaactacgtaaacatcagatgtgcaatattttcagaaggaaatgtaaaatacaatgatcgtttgacaattcttccgttcacatatttttgtagacctaggcatcatatcaaacgtaaaaggacgttcatcaaatttatttgtaacttaTTTGTTCtaagtcgaaaatatgcggtcgtgtcttcgATACAactccttaattttttttttcaagatgcaATGTTCCAACAATGGTGTGAGGTTTATCTTCACATAAAATGCGACAGCTTTGCTTACTGACGTATCcattaaaccaaaaaaaaaagcttcatCGCTGGATAAAACTTTCTTATGGTAAGTGCGACGATTTTCCCGATTTAATCCTTGGTCTACTGTATCTTCCCGGAAAGTTTCAGTAACACGAGATCTCTCGTACCGTGTCTCAGGATCGGCTTACTACTAGGTAATTGGAAGGACttcgcaataaaaaaaaaactatattccatttttttaatactttttgttttatttgttgacGATTCTTACATGCTATCCTTTGTTTGTCAGACAGAGAGGTGGATCAGGTTTAATTCAGCGGCACTGGAGTCCACCGCAGATTGGTGGAATCCAAATTTACCGTTGCTCGGCGTCTCCCCTCTGACGGACATCGACAGGCCCAGGACGGTACCAGATGCAGGCACTGCAGAGACGAGTCCTCCTTTATATTTATTGCCAGTTAGGCTAGAGAGTTATCTTTGGTATTTTACGCTTAGGTGGAATGGTGGTCCACCGAGCCGAATTGTGTGCCGGTCAACCTGTATTTCGCCGATGAATCTAAGTCCAATCTTTTCGACTAGGGCCGTCACACATCTTGCCTGAATCCAAAAAGCTCCATTTTCGACGGCGGAATCCTTCTCGAGCCTTTCCTCTATCGGTTCCTTCATACAGGACCCATTTTTTCGTACGCTATAGCTTCTATTTGGTCCAGCATCTGGACCTCATTAACAAATCAGTAGTGAAGGGAATCATTCAcattatacaatattttgacCAATAGAATAATCCATATCAAAAATGGTCGAGCTAAAAAGAGTTATCTTGTTCTTAATGACGGTGTAAacaactaaatgacagatcgcgaccaaaattgacattaagaccactgaaaCATGTTCAAAATGACAATGAGATATGCGAAAGTACTTTAAAAAGGTTAACTCGTGGTCTAGTACCGAATCAGGCAAGTATGCGTCCCCTCCGCACTTCGTTGAGACAGACGCCGAGCGAAAAGTTTGACTTTAAACATAACCTTCAATTCCGAGTGAAACCAAGTGAATTGTAATTGTCGGTAATAAAATGATTTACACGAAAATAGAAACTTCTTGCTATATTGAAACGTAAAATATCGAATATGTATATTATACTTTATATATTATGCGTATACAATATATTTATAGAAACGAATTAATGAGAACTGATATGCGCCGTGTCTTCCAGAAGTGCATTGTTCGAGTGCGACATCTTTCtttatataaaaatttgaatttaatgaGAATCACGTTGGACAAGTGTTAATTTAACTGGTAGCATATCATCCTATGACACAGAAAACATTGCTTTACCATTTCACCTCTGTTATCAGCACTTCTTTAGCGTTTCGAATTTGTACACTGGATATCTTGGAACGTATGGTTGAGAGCCGATAGCGTTTTCGTCATCGTTTACGTTCACAGGAGTCGCGTTCATGGCTTCCTCAAAGGTTGGAGGCGCTAAAGATGCATTTCTTTATTGTTCGGTaatagaaaataacatattccACTTACGCAATTCATCAGGAGCTAACGGTGGTGCCGAAGGTGAAGATACATTAGCAAAAGTTCCATAATTTCTATTGATGAAAGGGACTGTACCAATTATGATTGGGATTTGGAACTTGGGATTTCTGTGACAACCATCAACTTCGATAGTAATGAACAACTTGTAGTTTATGATCAGAATCGAAGAGCTTGTAGTTGGGACAACGCAAGGAATTTCCAATTTTTGAAGACAACGTGTGGCGTTGTCGTCGTATGTATCGCTTCTTACGGTGGACAAAGTTTCAGTTACTTCTTTAGTCTTTTTACTCGGCCTCTGGCTGATGAAATACACCGTACGTTTGAGTTTGCTagtaaccccaaaaacactgacACTGCTGCGGTTATCCAATGTTACAACAATATCCACTATTTGACCTGCAACATAACCATTCATTGGCGTTCCAACGGTGATTAGTAAGGGCCTCGATCGACAGGGCCAACAGCAGAAAGTTATGACCTGTTCCAAATTGATGGAGTTCCTCAATTCTGGAAATTGACTCGGATCGAACGGTCTTAGTACGGTAAATGCTACCTTACAGGATTGATTGAACTTCCAGGGGCGCACGAGCACCGCCGACGCTGTGTATCTAATGCGTCCGTGTTTCCCTTCGTATGACGAAGGGAGATGTGGCGGAAGTACACAGGAAAAATTATAAACGTGCAGCCCAGCAGGCATTTCAATGGTTTCTCCTGAAATTTacaatcaatttaaaaattagTGGAATATATTGTTCAACAGCATACCATAGCTAGGGCTGACTAAAACACTTTCAGATGTTAATAAAACTTCATTTCCGGTATAGGTGGTTGTATCTTTGTCGTGATTTTCCGACCACTTTGCCTCGGCATTCCCTGAAAGCGTTAAAATGAAACCTGGAATGGAAATAAATATCCAAATAATACCATGAATGTAACAACTTCAATCCGCGATACAGTTTGATTAAAAAAGCACTCCGTTCGTGTGTTTAGTTTCAATCTCACCTGAAATTTTCTTTGGTTTCACTAGACGTAGCTCAACACACCCACTTAGCGTTTGACCGCTCTGAAAAATCCCCAGTGGATTGCCGTCAAACTTTATTTCGCAGTGTGTCATTCTTGTTCTGATAAGCGAGCCAGTCTGGGGGATGAGTCACCGGCGTGATATCTGCACAGACGAACGGCAGGTACTACGATCAGTTCGATATAAACAACGTATAATATTTGCCGAAGCGAACAGCTTTTCACTGAATCGACGCGCATTTTGGCATAAGTGTATGTGACTCTAGTGaatttttatgtctttatatgtttttattttcatactTGCAAAAAATATAATCATTTACATTTTGCGCTATCTATGTAGTTATAACGTAACGTGAACTCGTCTTTGGGGATTACCTACTTAAAGGAAACTGCTTTCTGGAATCATGGCTCTTTGATAGGACCATCAGCATGAGATTAGGTTTTATGTATAGTTAATAGTTTGTTGATTATACATTATTGAAAACGTTATGACTTGGGGACTTtcaacataccacgtggatatTATGAGAGACCTGAGAACACGAACTTAATCAATTACACCAAGAGTCAAAAGAATCATTGGTTTCGTGGGAAAATAAAAAGCTACGCCAAACGCACCCTTCGTCCCAGTCAACGATGGTGAGATGCGCTTGGATAtgaagtggaaaaaaatttagtgtacaccttaaatttctccgaacaaattagtctTGTATGTTTCTTTGCAAATTAGCATTCTTTTTTCcatcagtgattggtgtcaaaacttaaccattgcttgggcagtgttggtttttgtcttttattgatgtttgaattttgttttaacaaaatggcaagttagaaatatatattgttacacgtacaacgataaaaaatatgaattgtcgtggaaaTACATTGCAGGAAATATAGTCGGAAGAACTCACTTTACAGCAAAtcaaatcataaacaagtggaaatacgaaggaaccatggaaaatctctcgagtagaagacacaaacgtatcctgtcttctgatgatgaacgagtaattaTGCAGATATTGCCGCAGaaccctaaaacaaacattcttAAATTGACAACCGAAGTGgccggcatcattggaagacctgtcagcgCAGACACTATCCGGAGAGCAgtatacaggaacaatctgagaggtcgtatTGGCCGTGAAAATGatttcatctcaaaggtgaagaaaatgaaattaaacttTAAACTATTTTAACTCAAAAACTCCCGTATAAATTCACGACCACTTTATTCCGTGTCCATTTAAACTGGATGACTGGATGATTTGTGTAACGACCGGCAGAATTCAATACAACTACAATGTTAGAGAAGAGATTACAAAATTACCCGATATTTCCTAAAGCTATAACCGCGAAAGCGCGGTCTTTATCATGCAACCAAAATAGACGGATTTATTCTAATTATTTTTGGATCGCATGTTGGTTATCACAACTCAAataatgggccctattatagaaatcgaatcgaggattcgatacaatcactatcactatcacaccgagtaaaatctggaattatacaaatcgaggaaaactgctcgattcgttactctgcttGAATGTCAGTGCTggtgctgaaatattttgaaacgagtttgaaatgtttcacaaagcactatagaaaggatgccaaatctttttttgagacatctgttatgaaaattatggatatctatatttccaaaagtgctaacatggttatgttttggcgaaagatgatattccctcaacgaatgaagcttaGTAAGCATAATGCATACaaggatgtgtaataaaaacgacatcatggaacaatttgctttacaaaaaatacagttattagaaaatgaacttaTTCATATATtctcacaactgcaatctatggaattccgtaaggagtcacgcatgaattccacttttttagcaaaacaatttttttgcatgtaattctcttttagcgtcgatttcttgttgtagcggcgtcaatagctttattgtattgggccaccacctgtggccctaaattcttattgtgtgctagtgtttcctTTACCCGTAataatgtacgctagcaggatTAAGCattttttaggtaggaaattcggttgataataattcaaagaatatgataaaatttacttatgaagttatatgtatcgtagactcttactttctgccattctgaaccaacacgcattgatggtctcagtgcattaagctcctcactgaatttctcCCACTTCTCCTATTCTATTTGGACTGCCTCCACAAaaacctcgagcaatgtttacattcgcttttaTTGGTTCAACCAGTCGTTCAAACTgctggtgatttgtctgtccattCGTTTTCAACCACTGAAATATACGCTGGAAGTAGGTTCTGAATTATAAATTTGTAACATGATTTATctaaataatgctggattgtaCACTTACCTTATATAgcctattctggcagcaccgtaaaacaaatactgatcaaaacaaacgaacatgtgttgaaaattgcatatatctaagcgtttctgaaatgtttcccaaagggaaatatcagggacgcaaaccaaaacaaaataattctctgaagatatgcaacaagcgaaccaagcaactcgaaaaattctgacacttgcatcgatagctatcactcgctcggtgctatcgaattgctcgatttctataatagtaaaacagagctaacgagcaaagtTCTTAtcacctcgatttctataatagggcccaatatgTGTTTATCTCTCGCTCAATCAAAGGTCTTTGATACGGATGAGCCGAAAACCAATCTCCTTGTATcggatggaagacagatggTGTGGAGGAAACCAGTATCGGTGCTCCAGGTTCAGCATTTTGTTCCCACAGTAAAACGCGGCTGCGGTAGTCAGATGATGTATGGTACATTGGTTTCTGGATCTTgaaccatggagtttatcgattcggcgatggacaaaatgacttaattgatcttcctgaaacgtaacctgcagtctcccgtTCTGAAATTGGGTCTCCCTTGTGATTACTACTTTCCCTTGTGAtgatcttcctgaaacgtaacctgcagtctcccgttctgaaattgggtctcccttgtgattactactttcaaccgAATAATGACCTGAAGCAAACTGACCTCAACGTGCGGGAATAACTGCTCTATAATTACACAATCAACTCAAATCACCTCTGCAATCACCGGACGATGCCCTCCTGCTTGAGGGTTCTGTGGATGTAGGAATAAGACAAACTCGTATCGTAAGACATAAAATAACACAAACTCGTATCGTCTTTGTTGTCGAACAGCTTTTTCAGAgattccttcttctttttcgtcatgatCTTCGCCGGACGGCTACTATCGATCTTCCGCTCGACGTTCCGGTATGCCAGGTTGTTTCGACGCCGTCTTTGATCGAACTGACAGCACCCGAGCGGAAAGAAACGAACAACCCGTTTCTAGGGAGGCCAGAGAGCAGTTCTCttggtgagaaaaaaaatacactctttactttttttacagaaagggattgaaatcattctcattttttattaaacACCCGTTATCTTCACTGTTTGTTCACGGACAATTGCggatggcgataaaaaaaaactacaaacaataatttatTCGCCCAAAATCcccataaaaaataatttcattgaaCATGTTACAAAGCTCTTTCGACGCCCTTGCGGCCTTCCGGGAATTTTCCGGAACTTTTGCCATTGCTGTCGAAAACATGCTTGTTGGCATGTTTTCCAGATCTGTCTTAGCCTTATTTATTGGTTACTCTTGCGTTTTTGCCACGAAATTATTAGAGTAGACCCTCCGCTTCAAGTTTGcctagaaattctcgatgggacgcagctgggggatgTT from Toxorhynchites rutilus septentrionalis strain SRP chromosome 3, ASM2978413v1, whole genome shotgun sequence encodes:
- the LOC129779689 gene encoding arrestin domain-containing protein 2-like, which codes for MTHCEIKFDGNPLGIFQSGQTLSGCVELRLVKPKKISGFILTLSGNAEAKWSENHDKDTTTYTGNEVLLTSESVLVSPSYGETIEMPAGLHVYNFSCVLPPHLPSSYEGKHGRIRYTASAVLVRPWKFNQSCKVAFTVLRPFDPSQFPELRNSINLEQVITFCCWPCRSRPLLITVGTPMNGYVAGQIVDIVVTLDNRSSVSVFGVTSKLKRTVYFISQRPSKKTKEVTETLSTVRSDTYDDNATRCLQKLEIPCVVPTTSSSILIINYKLFITIEVDGCHRNPKFQIPIIIGTVPFINRNYGTFANVSSPSAPPLAPDELPPPTFEEAMNATPVNVNDDENAIGSQPYVPRYPVYKFETLKKC